In Terriglobales bacterium, the genomic window CTGCTGCACCCCGAGCTGGACGAGATCCTCCGCCACATCCGGCGCCGCGGCATGATCGCCGGGCTGATCACGAACGGCTACCTGCTCACCGCCGAGCGCATCCACCGCCTGAACGCCGCCGGGCTGGAGCACCTGCAGATCTCCATCGACAACGTGAAGCCCGACGAGGTCTCCAAGAAGAGCCTGAAGGTGCTGGACAAGAAGCTGATGCTGCTGGCGCAGCATGCCGAGTTCCACGTGAACATCAACTCGGTGGTGGGCGGCGGCATCCGCGATCCCCACGACGCGCTGGTGGTGGGCCGCCGCGCCCTGGAGCTGGGCCTGACCTCCACCGTGGGCATCATCCACAACGGCGACGGGCAACTGCAGCCGCTGGGCGAGGAAGAGCGCGCCGTCTACGCCCAGATGCGGGCCATGGAGAAGAACAGCTACGCCCGCGTCAACGGCTTCCAGGACAACATCGCCCACGGCCGTCCCAATAGCTGGCGCTGCCGCGCCGGCGCCCGCTACCTCTACATCTGTGAGGACGGCCTGGTGCACTACTGCTCGCAGCAGCGCGGCTACCCGGCGGTGCCGCTGGAGCAATACACGGTGGCCGACATCCGCCGCGAGTACCTCACCGAGAAGGGCTGTGCGCCCCACTGCACCGTGAGCTGTGTCCACCAGGTCGCCTACATCGACGGCTGGCGCGATCCCCAGACCCTGAACGTGCCGCCGCGTCCCGCCGGCGAACCCGAGGGTCTGGTGCAGATCGAGTAAGGACCGTCTCACCGCCGAGATCGCCGAGCCCGCAGAGAAATTCAAACCCACCACAGAGACACGGAGACACAGAGAACTACTTTGAAGGGGCGCGGCGTCCAGCCGTGCCGCCCAGCCCCTTACCTCTTAGGTTTGTCATCCTGAGCGAGGGATGCCCTGCGGTTCGCCCGCAGGGCATCGCGAGTCGAAGGACCTCTATTCCCTCGAAG contains:
- a CDS encoding radical SAM protein yields the protein MLDKAHLFRRDFKAMQRRLREWRMIAKGLVSKDHPILAHVIPMRRCNLACAYCNEYDAVSQPVPLETMQRRLDKLADLGTTIITISGGEPLLHPELDEILRHIRRRGMIAGLITNGYLLTAERIHRLNAAGLEHLQISIDNVKPDEVSKKSLKVLDKKLMLLAQHAEFHVNINSVVGGGIRDPHDALVVGRRALELGLTSTVGIIHNGDGQLQPLGEEERAVYAQMRAMEKNSYARVNGFQDNIAHGRPNSWRCRAGARYLYICEDGLVHYCSQQRGYPAVPLEQYTVADIRREYLTEKGCAPHCTVSCVHQVAYIDGWRDPQTLNVPPRPAGEPEGLVQIE